A single Dechloromonas denitrificans DNA region contains:
- a CDS encoding aromatic/alkene/methane monooxygenase hydroxylase/oxygenase subunit alpha, protein MDMQATKKKLGLKEKYAHMTRGLDWETTYQPKEKVFPQATFEGIKVHDWDKWEDPFRLTMDAYWKYQAEKERKLYAVLDAFAQNNGHLGITDARYLSAVKLFLTGISPLEYMAHRGFAAAGRNFPGVGPRVACLMQSIDEVRHAQTQIHALSNYNKFYEGFHAGASHQIERLWYLSVPKSFFDDAFSAGPFEWMIAIGFSFEYVLTNLLFVPFMSGAAYNGDMATVTFGFSAQSDEARHMTLGLECIKFMLEQDPDNLPIVQKWIDKWAWRGIRVLSLVSTMMDYMLPKRVMSWKEAWEIYFEQNGGALFNDLAKYGIKVPDCIAQCTVDKEHQSHQLWLTLCTHSHAMGLHTWLPDAEEMDWLSAKYPNTFDKYYRPRFDELRERADKGERFFANTLPMLCQVCQIPMLFTEPDDPTKICYRESEFQGEKYHTCSDGCKHIFDDEPEKYIQAWLPVYQLYQGNCWPEGTDPTAEGFNPVAKYLEWCHIDAKDTGDYEGSSDQENFAAWRGVATQNV, encoded by the coding sequence ATGGATATGCAAGCCACCAAGAAGAAACTGGGCCTCAAGGAAAAATACGCCCACATGACGCGCGGTCTGGATTGGGAAACCACCTACCAGCCGAAAGAAAAGGTATTCCCGCAAGCCACCTTCGAGGGCATCAAGGTGCATGACTGGGACAAGTGGGAAGACCCCTTCCGCCTGACCATGGACGCCTACTGGAAATACCAGGCCGAGAAGGAGCGCAAGCTGTACGCCGTGCTCGACGCCTTCGCCCAGAACAACGGCCACCTCGGCATTACCGATGCGCGCTACCTGAGCGCGGTCAAATTGTTTCTGACCGGCATTTCGCCGCTGGAATACATGGCCCACCGTGGTTTCGCTGCGGCCGGCCGCAATTTCCCTGGCGTCGGCCCGCGCGTTGCCTGCCTGATGCAGTCAATCGACGAAGTGCGTCATGCCCAGACCCAGATCCACGCCCTGTCGAACTACAACAAGTTCTACGAAGGCTTCCATGCTGGCGCAAGCCACCAGATCGAACGTCTCTGGTATTTGTCGGTACCCAAGTCCTTCTTCGATGATGCCTTCAGCGCCGGCCCCTTCGAATGGATGATCGCCATCGGCTTCAGCTTCGAATACGTGCTGACCAACCTGCTCTTCGTGCCCTTCATGTCCGGTGCCGCCTACAACGGCGACATGGCGACGGTGACCTTCGGTTTCTCGGCCCAGTCCGACGAAGCCCGCCACATGACGCTGGGTCTCGAGTGCATCAAGTTCATGCTCGAACAGGACCCGGACAACCTGCCCATCGTCCAGAAGTGGATCGACAAATGGGCCTGGCGCGGCATCCGCGTGCTGAGCCTGGTCTCCACGATGATGGACTACATGCTGCCGAAGCGCGTGATGAGCTGGAAGGAAGCCTGGGAGATCTACTTCGAGCAGAACGGCGGCGCGCTGTTCAACGACCTCGCCAAGTACGGCATCAAGGTGCCGGACTGCATCGCCCAATGCACGGTCGACAAGGAACATCAGTCGCACCAGCTGTGGCTGACCTTGTGCACCCACTCGCACGCCATGGGTCTGCACACCTGGCTGCCCGACGCCGAGGAGATGGACTGGTTGTCGGCCAAATACCCGAACACCTTCGACAAGTACTACCGTCCGCGTTTCGACGAGCTGCGCGAACGCGCCGACAAGGGCGAGCGCTTCTTCGCCAATACGCTGCCCATGCTGTGTCAGGTTTGCCAGATCCCGATGTTGTTCACGGAGCCGGACGACCCGACCAAGATTTGCTATCGCGAGTCGGAGTTCCAGGGCGAGAAGTACCACACCTGCTCGGACGGTTGTAAGCACATTTTCGACGACGAGCCGGAGAAGTACATCCAGGCCTGGTTGCCGGTATATCAGCTGTATCAGGGCAATTGCTGGCCGGAAGGCACCGATCCGACGGCCGAAGGTTTTAATCCGGTGGCCAAGTATCTCGAATGGTGCCACATCGACGCCAAGGACACCGGCGATTACGAAGGCTCGAGCGACCAGGAGAACTTTGCGGCCTGGCGTGGCGTGGCAACCCAGAACGTGTGA
- a CDS encoding response regulator transcription factor — protein sequence MTTNALSSIPTVYVVDDDASIRESLSSLLRSAGMSVEVFASPFDFLALDKLSDFCCVVLDVRMPGLDGLDLQDKIVALGWEIPIIFITGHGDVPQAVRAMKSGAIDFLNKPFDDTDLLNAITLALSRVSATSHERMELANLRRRFDTLTPREKQIMSAVAEGKQNKRIAYDLCVTESTVKVHKHNVMSKMNLRSIAELTLAIQRLKKH from the coding sequence ATGACAACCAACGCCCTTTCCTCAATTCCCACCGTCTATGTCGTTGATGACGACGCATCCATTCGCGAATCCTTGAGCAGTTTGCTTCGCTCAGCCGGCATGTCGGTGGAGGTATTTGCCTCCCCCTTCGATTTTCTCGCTTTAGACAAACTCAGTGACTTCTGCTGTGTCGTGTTGGACGTGCGTATGCCCGGCCTGGATGGGCTCGATCTGCAGGATAAAATCGTCGCGCTTGGCTGGGAGATCCCGATCATTTTCATCACCGGTCATGGCGATGTGCCGCAGGCGGTGCGCGCCATGAAGTCGGGGGCGATCGATTTCCTCAACAAACCGTTCGACGACACGGATCTGTTGAATGCCATCACCCTGGCCCTGTCGCGGGTGAGTGCAACCTCCCACGAACGGATGGAGCTGGCAAACCTGCGCCGGCGCTTTGACACCTTGACTCCGCGTGAAAAACAGATCATGTCCGCGGTTGCCGAAGGCAAACAGAACAAGCGCATTGCCTACGATCTATGCGTTACGGAAAGCACGGTAAAAGTCCATAAGCACAATGTGATGAGCAAGATGAACCTCCGGTCGATTGCCGAATTGACGCTGGCTATCCAGCGGCTGAAAAAACACTAG
- a CDS encoding phenol hydroxylase subunit: MGQQETNRSATNLGAIRRYVRVCQRRADGFVEFEFAIGDPALAVELMLPEAAFHEFCLTNEVIVLDPLQPGSGDWASRLNALSRQEISDAV, translated from the coding sequence ATGGGACAACAGGAAACAAATCGGTCGGCCACCAATCTCGGCGCCATCCGGCGCTACGTCCGCGTTTGCCAGCGGCGCGCCGATGGCTTTGTCGAGTTCGAGTTCGCCATCGGCGATCCGGCGCTGGCTGTCGAGCTGATGCTTCCCGAAGCGGCTTTTCACGAGTTTTGCCTGACCAACGAAGTCATCGTGCTCGATCCCCTGCAGCCCGGTTCGGGCGACTGGGCGTCGCGCCTGAACGCGCTTTCGCGGCAGGAGATTTCAGACGCTGTTTGA
- a CDS encoding formylglycine-generating enzyme family protein yields MANQWVFRVTIFCLLLILSTKASAFCTRTDSWTEDALLLDGRVINVSREVCATFQFIAGDGGSPKLFASWPDKHWIKFEHPDTREIIKWQGEQYFNPVLLGFIEGIPYLVVYGRPDKKTEGEYGCPELPYIFLKYDQKGWLGKWVPIPATQAPAALRDANLSLREVSLDSNRHASLSAVQWDIQSAEGSSGGRFQAKIPRNYDEWYGTFESDRYERRGNDCRPPPVRPLPSPEFEIARQRISDAGVNAKTVNARIESFSAEPEVASAEKRSAGKGAWTGNLYLANQCKDIVRKTSPIRAYSANGSWNLTGVSLLLSSGEEIPFQNTGTSSAKAPMIPSLVSCGNRVIYTVTRENKDTLLLHYFSHSGEVFGALRIFLPDVEKVASGNRWGDLWQVILSDDRLNIVLADPVDIGWSINRQQSYSVDLSDLNRQLQNNSRSKIDQPIDQKTNAEKSSAMGQTAIASFRDCPGCPEMIAIPGKNYAIGKYEVTQAEWKLIIGKDNRDARDGLNGDNMPAIYLSWRQTQTFISRLNAITGKNYRLPTEAEWEHACYGGTQTNYCGGDGIEAVAWYKDNSRFKLRPVGQKKPNSFGLYDMSGNVWEWVNDCWKDNCDLRIVRGGSFKYYPLRVSDSYLYGKASAGEDVGFRLFRMLP; encoded by the coding sequence TTGGCAAATCAATGGGTTTTCCGTGTCACCATCTTTTGCCTGCTGCTAATACTATCCACAAAAGCCTCGGCATTTTGTACACGAACGGATAGCTGGACTGAAGATGCTCTTCTGCTTGACGGGAGGGTAATTAATGTAAGCCGTGAAGTTTGCGCAACATTTCAATTTATTGCTGGCGACGGTGGAAGTCCGAAACTGTTTGCGAGTTGGCCTGATAAGCATTGGATCAAATTCGAACACCCGGACACTCGCGAGATTATCAAATGGCAGGGTGAGCAGTATTTCAACCCGGTATTACTTGGATTTATTGAAGGTATTCCATATCTCGTGGTCTACGGAAGACCAGACAAGAAAACAGAAGGGGAATATGGCTGCCCAGAACTACCCTATATTTTTCTAAAATATGACCAAAAAGGATGGCTGGGGAAATGGGTGCCGATCCCAGCCACGCAGGCCCCTGCGGCTTTACGAGACGCTAATCTTTCACTGAGGGAAGTCAGTCTTGACTCAAATAGGCACGCATCGCTGAGCGCGGTTCAGTGGGATATTCAAAGCGCCGAAGGTTCGTCTGGTGGTAGATTTCAAGCCAAGATTCCAAGAAATTACGACGAATGGTACGGTACCTTTGAAAGTGACCGATACGAGCGCAGAGGAAACGACTGCCGGCCACCCCCGGTGCGACCTTTACCCAGTCCGGAATTTGAAATCGCTAGACAGCGTATCAGTGATGCAGGAGTTAATGCCAAAACCGTAAACGCAAGAATTGAGTCTTTTTCGGCAGAACCGGAAGTGGCTTCAGCAGAGAAGCGTTCTGCCGGCAAGGGCGCATGGACTGGGAATCTCTATTTGGCGAATCAATGCAAGGACATCGTGCGGAAAACTTCGCCAATTCGTGCATATTCTGCGAATGGATCGTGGAATCTTACGGGGGTTAGCCTTCTGCTAAGTTCAGGCGAAGAGATCCCATTTCAGAATACCGGAACCTCGTCGGCGAAAGCGCCGATGATCCCGAGTCTTGTATCCTGCGGAAACCGAGTAATTTACACAGTTACTCGTGAAAATAAAGACACCCTTCTCCTTCATTATTTTTCGCACTCGGGCGAGGTTTTTGGAGCATTGCGTATATTTCTTCCTGATGTCGAAAAAGTAGCATCTGGCAACAGATGGGGTGATCTCTGGCAGGTAATTCTATCAGATGACCGACTCAACATTGTTTTGGCTGATCCCGTGGACATTGGCTGGTCTATTAACAGACAACAAAGTTATTCAGTCGACCTTTCCGACCTTAACCGGCAGCTACAAAATAACTCACGCTCAAAAATTGATCAACCAATAGATCAGAAAACTAACGCAGAGAAATCTAGTGCTATGGGTCAAACTGCTATTGCCAGTTTTCGTGACTGTCCTGGCTGCCCAGAAATGATTGCAATTCCGGGTAAGAATTACGCCATTGGAAAGTACGAAGTTACACAAGCGGAGTGGAAATTAATTATTGGTAAGGACAACCGTGATGCTAGGGATGGCTTAAATGGAGACAATATGCCCGCAATTTATTTGTCGTGGAGGCAGACCCAAACTTTCATTTCTCGGTTAAATGCAATTACAGGTAAAAACTATCGTTTACCAACGGAGGCCGAGTGGGAGCATGCATGTTATGGCGGTACGCAAACCAACTACTGTGGCGGAGATGGTATAGAAGCAGTGGCCTGGTACAAGGACAATAGCCGATTTAAGCTTCGTCCAGTGGGGCAAAAGAAACCTAACAGTTTTGGACTCTACGACATGAGTGGAAATGTGTGGGAGTGGGTAAATGACTGCTGGAAAGATAATTGCGATTTACGAATAGTTCGAGGTGGATCTTTCAAATATTATCCGCTTCGCGTGAGTGATTCTTATCTTTATGGGAAAGCTAGTGCTGGTGAAGATGTTGGATTTAGGCTTTTCCGGATGCTTCCATAG
- a CDS encoding LysR substrate-binding domain-containing protein, which yields MEFRQLKYFIAVAEELNIGRAAARLHISQPPLTRQIQQLEEEFGAQLFLRTARGVELTQAGETFLRDARNIRDLMEQAGERAREAGQGKQGRMDIGIFGSGILDVIPKVLHAFRASHPNVRIALHTMTKKEQIEALRQHRISVGFNRMLAPLPDISSELVMIESIMVAVSERHPLAAKPAILLKELANQPLILFPSGARPSFIDKIWALCAAEGFEPQVAQEVGDAPTSVALVAAGFGLSLVPEAATSLSVPGVVYRRLANAPDAVIDLSCIYRTDDASPILQAFLQTIRDFRSRNEGRH from the coding sequence ATGGAATTCCGCCAACTCAAGTACTTCATCGCCGTCGCCGAGGAACTCAACATCGGCCGCGCCGCCGCCCGCCTGCACATCTCGCAGCCGCCGCTGACCCGGCAGATCCAGCAACTGGAGGAGGAATTCGGTGCCCAGCTGTTTCTGCGCACGGCACGCGGCGTCGAGCTGACCCAGGCCGGCGAGACTTTCCTGCGCGACGCCCGCAACATCCGCGACCTGATGGAACAGGCCGGCGAACGCGCCCGCGAGGCCGGCCAGGGCAAACAGGGCCGGATGGATATCGGTATCTTCGGCTCGGGCATACTCGACGTCATCCCGAAAGTCCTGCACGCCTTCCGCGCCAGCCACCCGAACGTGCGCATCGCGCTGCATACGATGACCAAGAAAGAACAGATCGAAGCCTTGCGCCAGCACCGCATCAGCGTTGGCTTCAACCGCATGCTGGCACCCTTGCCCGATATCTCGTCGGAACTGGTGATGATCGAAAGCATCATGGTCGCCGTCAGCGAAAGGCACCCGCTCGCCGCCAAACCGGCCATCCTGCTCAAGGAACTGGCCAACCAGCCGCTGATCCTCTTCCCGAGCGGCGCCCGCCCGAGCTTCATCGACAAGATCTGGGCGCTGTGCGCCGCCGAAGGTTTCGAACCGCAGGTCGCCCAGGAAGTCGGCGACGCCCCAACCAGCGTCGCCCTGGTCGCCGCCGGCTTCGGCCTCAGCCTGGTCCCGGAAGCCGCCACCAGCCTCAGCGTCCCCGGCGTCGTCTACCGCCGCCTGGCCAACGCCCCCGATGCCGTCATCGACCTGAGCTGCATCTACCGCACCGACGACGCCTCGCCCATCCTGCAGGCGTTTTTGCAGACCATTCGGGATTTCCGGTCACGGAATGAGGGGCGGCATTGA
- a CDS encoding aromatic/alkene monooxygenase hydroxylase subunit beta produces the protein MQIDLRTVAIKPLRNTFDHLVERFGDKPASRYQEGSYNIQQEHIFHYRPSWDADRVLFDKKRTKIQMKDWYALKDPRQFYYGAYTITRARQQEAAESSFDMIEERGLAELIPNEQKQIALDILLPLRHVEWGGNMGNAYISAYGYGTVMTQACLYHAMDHLGVAQYLTRIGLVLDGPDALDKAKDDWMSGALWQPMRRHVENLLVLDDWFEIFVAQNLVLEGLSYPLFYDHLDSEFSANGGTAISMMTRFMGEWAGETAKWIDAQIKVAAAESPENKALLSDWVKQYRAVTLDALTPLAKCALGDKAAGVLEDVLTEFNARCAKLGLAV, from the coding sequence ATGCAGATCGATCTGCGTACGGTGGCGATCAAGCCGCTGCGCAATACCTTCGACCACCTGGTGGAGCGTTTCGGCGACAAGCCGGCCAGCCGCTACCAGGAGGGCAGCTACAACATCCAGCAGGAACACATCTTCCACTACCGCCCGAGCTGGGATGCCGATCGGGTGCTGTTCGACAAGAAGCGCACCAAGATCCAGATGAAGGACTGGTACGCCTTGAAGGACCCGCGCCAGTTCTACTACGGCGCCTATACGATCACCCGGGCCCGGCAGCAGGAGGCCGCCGAGTCGAGCTTCGACATGATCGAGGAGCGCGGCCTGGCCGAGCTGATCCCGAACGAGCAGAAGCAGATCGCCCTCGATATCCTGTTGCCGCTGCGCCACGTCGAATGGGGCGGCAACATGGGCAATGCCTATATTTCCGCCTACGGCTACGGCACGGTGATGACCCAGGCCTGCCTCTACCACGCGATGGATCACCTCGGCGTCGCCCAGTACCTGACCCGCATCGGCCTCGTGCTCGACGGCCCGGATGCGCTCGACAAGGCCAAGGACGACTGGATGAGCGGCGCCCTGTGGCAGCCGATGCGCCGCCATGTCGAGAACCTGCTGGTGCTCGACGACTGGTTCGAGATTTTCGTCGCCCAGAACCTGGTCCTCGAAGGCCTCTCCTATCCGCTGTTCTACGACCACCTGGACAGCGAGTTCTCGGCCAACGGCGGCACGGCGATCTCGATGATGACCCGCTTCATGGGCGAGTGGGCCGGCGAAACCGCCAAGTGGATCGATGCCCAGATCAAGGTCGCCGCCGCCGAGTCGCCGGAAAACAAGGCCCTGCTCAGCGACTGGGTCAAACAGTACCGCGCCGTCACGCTCGACGCCCTGACGCCGCTCGCCAAGTGCGCCCTGGGCGACAAGGCGGCCGGCGTTCTCGAGGACGTCCTCACCGAATTCAACGCCCGCTGCGCCAAGCTCGGCCTGGCTGTCTAG
- a CDS encoding MmoB/DmpM family protein codes for MSTVFIAFQTNEDTRPIVESILADNPHASLEEQPAMVKINAEDKLVIRRESIEERIGRRFDLQELQVNLITISGHLDEDDDTFTLAWAN; via the coding sequence ATGTCTACCGTTTTTATCGCCTTTCAAACCAACGAGGACACGCGTCCGATCGTTGAATCCATCCTCGCCGACAACCCGCACGCCAGCCTCGAAGAGCAGCCGGCCATGGTCAAGATCAATGCCGAAGACAAGCTGGTCATTCGTCGCGAATCCATCGAGGAGCGCATTGGCCGCCGTTTCGACCTGCAGGAACTGCAGGTCAACCTGATCACCATTTCCGGCCACCTGGACGAAGACGACGACACCTTCACCCTGGCCTGGGCAAACTGA
- a CDS encoding sigma 54-interacting transcriptional regulator: protein MTTIQYPASNDLRELVRFSEKDGTIWLADHRMVLMHTSALGALRKELIGSVGKEHTRRVLTRMGYAAGVRDAELAKRIRGSQSLTDAFFTGPQLHMLEGVVRVTPIHLKADFASGEFAGEFLWENSWEQEVHTREFGQSDEPVCWSQIGYASGYTSAFMGRFILFKEVECVACGHNNCRIVGKPLEEWEDAAEHANYFESDSMLTHLLELRNQVDYLRTTISQQTATPSLVGNSTGFRHAYDLVQRAAGTQVSVLLLGETGVGKERFARTLHQLSQRKQGPFVAINCAALPNDLIESELFGVEKGAFTGAQTSRIGKFERADGGTIFLDEIGELPLAAQAKLLRVLQEGEIERLGDDRVRKINVRVVAATNVDLQNAVKEGRFRSDLYYRLNVYPIQIPALRERVADIPLLVEAMLARFCTLYEKKLLGVSDKTLQAIKRYQWPGNIRELENMIERGVILAPPGGWIDLEHLFTHVGEVANWECQISPAGNLENKPESSHTASLLDAILGSGIPLEDLESRLLDEAVRRADGNLASAARTLGITRPQLQYRLKKKDGG from the coding sequence ATGACGACAATTCAGTATCCGGCGTCGAACGACCTGCGCGAGCTCGTCCGCTTTTCCGAAAAGGACGGCACCATCTGGCTGGCCGACCACCGCATGGTGCTGATGCACACCTCGGCCCTTGGCGCCTTGCGCAAGGAGCTGATCGGCTCGGTCGGCAAGGAACACACCCGGCGCGTCCTGACCCGCATGGGCTACGCCGCCGGCGTCCGCGATGCTGAACTGGCCAAGCGCATCCGCGGCAGCCAGTCGCTGACCGACGCTTTCTTCACCGGGCCGCAACTGCACATGCTGGAAGGCGTCGTCCGCGTCACGCCGATCCATCTGAAAGCCGACTTCGCGAGCGGCGAATTCGCCGGCGAATTTCTCTGGGAAAATTCCTGGGAACAGGAAGTGCACACCCGCGAGTTCGGCCAGTCGGACGAACCGGTCTGCTGGTCGCAGATCGGCTATGCCTCGGGCTACACCTCGGCCTTCATGGGCCGCTTCATCCTGTTCAAGGAAGTCGAGTGCGTCGCCTGCGGCCACAACAACTGCCGCATCGTCGGCAAGCCGCTGGAAGAATGGGAGGACGCCGCCGAGCACGCCAATTACTTCGAATCCGACTCGATGCTCACCCACCTGCTGGAGTTGCGTAACCAGGTCGACTACCTGCGCACGACCATCTCGCAGCAGACGGCGACGCCCAGCCTGGTCGGCAATTCGACCGGTTTTCGGCACGCTTACGACCTGGTCCAGCGCGCCGCCGGCACCCAGGTTTCGGTGCTGCTGCTCGGCGAAACCGGCGTCGGCAAGGAACGCTTCGCGCGCACCCTGCACCAGTTGAGCCAACGCAAGCAAGGGCCGTTCGTCGCGATCAATTGCGCCGCGTTGCCCAACGACCTGATCGAATCCGAACTGTTCGGCGTAGAGAAAGGCGCCTTCACCGGCGCCCAGACTTCGCGCATCGGCAAGTTCGAGCGGGCCGACGGCGGCACCATCTTTCTCGACGAAATCGGCGAACTGCCGCTCGCCGCCCAGGCCAAGCTGCTGCGCGTGCTGCAGGAAGGCGAGATCGAACGGCTGGGTGACGACCGGGTGCGCAAGATCAACGTCCGCGTCGTCGCGGCAACCAATGTCGATCTGCAGAATGCCGTCAAGGAAGGACGTTTCCGCTCCGACCTCTACTACCGGCTCAATGTCTACCCGATCCAGATTCCGGCGCTGCGCGAACGGGTCGCCGACATCCCGCTGCTCGTCGAAGCGATGCTCGCCCGCTTCTGCACGCTCTACGAAAAGAAGCTGCTCGGCGTCAGCGACAAAACGCTGCAGGCGATCAAGCGCTATCAGTGGCCGGGCAATATCCGCGAGCTGGAGAACATGATCGAGCGCGGCGTCATCCTCGCCCCGCCGGGCGGCTGGATCGACCTCGAACACCTGTTCACCCACGTCGGCGAGGTAGCCAACTGGGAATGCCAGATCTCGCCGGCCGGCAACCTGGAGAACAAGCCCGAATCCAGCCACACCGCCAGCCTGCTCGACGCCATCCTGGGCAGCGGCATTCCGCTCGAGGACCTGGAAAGCCGCCTGCTCGACGAAGCCGTCCGGCGAGCCGACGGCAACCTGGCCAGCGCGGCGCGCACGCTGGGCATCACCCGGCCGCAGCTGCAATACCGGCTGAAAAAGAAGGACGGCGGCTAG
- a CDS encoding phenol hydroxylase subunit P4 produces MAVTALYDYQYPAADTQDKFHGNQLLFVGWDDHFLFVAPLAFSVPPSTKFSDLVEKNLTFAYGRHADWAKIDFSKVTWLKSGKPFQPDFNKTLAEQGIKHKDALRLQTPGLNGNGTCF; encoded by the coding sequence ATGGCTGTCACAGCCCTCTACGATTATCAATATCCTGCCGCAGATACTCAGGACAAATTTCATGGCAACCAACTGCTCTTCGTTGGTTGGGATGACCATTTCCTGTTTGTCGCGCCGCTCGCTTTTTCGGTGCCGCCGAGTACCAAGTTTTCCGATCTGGTCGAGAAGAACCTGACGTTTGCATACGGCCGTCACGCCGACTGGGCCAAGATCGATTTCAGCAAGGTGACTTGGCTCAAGTCCGGCAAGCCGTTCCAGCCGGATTTCAACAAGACGCTGGCCGAGCAGGGCATCAAGCACAAGGATGCGCTGCGCTTGCAAACCCCGGGCCTGAACGGCAACGGCACCTGTTTCTGA